One window of the Trifolium pratense cultivar HEN17-A07 linkage group LG2, ARS_RC_1.1, whole genome shotgun sequence genome contains the following:
- the LOC123911393 gene encoding VAN3-binding protein → MEQKNESDVLQHWRNGSWQWEEFDDDMKENDQLKLMLSLPEIPEPPTPLEPMEFLSRSWSLSASEISKALSEKHKHTFLDKIASQTLPEDVPAPQLTPGKIIPSTNCRRGTIGKWLHQKQHGNANMSVKRKDRARVENARVHSAVSIAGLASALASVAASSDNHSKLDVAMASATQLLASYCVEMAELAGADHDRVASTVKSAVDIQTPGDLITLTAAAATALRGEAALRARFPKEAKKNASISPYDKGIAETQCPPTFEGQMLENLFPCVGDLLQVTEKGALRWKHVSVYINKKYQVKIKIKSKHIGGTFSKKNKCVVYGVCNEDSAWPYQKEREASEELYFGLKTAQGLLEFKSESKLQKQKWVDGIEFLLGRVNSAEATEKSMNFLNISTST, encoded by the exons ATGGAACAAAAGAATGAAAGTGATGTGTTACAACATTGGAGAAATGGATCATGGCAATGGGAAGAGTTTGATGATGATATGAAAGAAAATGATCAACTTAAATTAATGTTATCTTTGCCGGAGATTCCTGAGCCACCAACACCTCTTGAGCCTATGGAGTTTTTGTCTAGATCCTGGAGTCTATCTGCTTCTGAGATTTCAAAAGCACTTTCTGAGAAACATAAACATACTTTTCTTGATAAGATCGCTTCTCAAACATTGCCAGAAGATGTTCCTGCACCTCAATTAACA CCAGGAAAGATTATACCTTCTACCAACTGTCGAAGAGGTACCATTGGAAAATGGTTACATCAGAAGCAGCACGGGAATGCAAACATGTCTGTTAAGAGGAAAGATCGAGCACGTGTAGAAAATGCGCGAGTGCATTCTGCTGTTTCCATTGCCGGACTAGCCTCCGCGTTGGCTTCTGTGGCTGCTAGTAGTGACAATCACTCTAAATTGGATGTTGCTATGGCTTCAGCCACACAACTCTTAGCATCTTACTGTGTTGAAATGGCAGAGTTAGCAGGTGCTGATCATGACCGTGTCGCTTCTACTGTCAAGTCTGCAGTTGATATTCAAACACCGGGTGATCTAATAACTCTTACTGCCGCAGCTGCGACAG CTTTAAGAGGTGAAGCAGCTTTGAGAGCGAGATTTCCAAAAGAAGCAAAGAAGAATGCATCAATAAGTCCCTATGATAAGGGAATAGCAGAAACACAATGTCCTCCTACTTTTGAGGGTCAGATGTTGGAAAACCTTTTTCCATGTGTGGGTGATTTGTTGCAGGTTACTGAAAAAG GTGCGTTACGATGGAAACATGTGTCTGTTTACATCAACAAGAAATATCAG GTCAAAATTAAGATCAAAAGCAAGCACATTGGAGGAACTTTCTCCAAAAAGAATAAAT GTGTGGTTTACGGAGTGTGTAATGAAGACTCGGCATGGCCATATCAAAAAGAAAGGGAAGCTTCTGAAGAGCTCTATTTTGGCCTCAAAACTGCACAAGGTCTTCTAGAATTTAAGTCTGAGAGCAAACTCCAAAAGCAAAAATGGGTTGATGGGATAGAATTTCTACTTGGTCGAGTTAACTCTGCTGAAGCGACAGAAAAAtctatgaattttttaaatattagtaCCAGCACTTGA
- the LOC123911391 gene encoding formyltetrahydrofolate deformylase 1, mitochondrial-like isoform X2: protein MWWCVNEQPKTNEMNNIRRLCSAFSSKLVRFSYRNYSHNSVSSSFLTHGIHVFQCPDAIGIVAKLSDCIASNGGNILAADVFVPQNKGLFYSRTDFVFDHVKWPRSQMEDDFLKISKNFNAVRSILRVPALDPKYKIVVLASNQDGRLPVDITCVISNHDRGPESEVIRFLERHGIPFHYLRTTTENKREEDILKLVQNTDFLVLARYMQIMSTDFLRSYGKDIINIHHCLLPSFRGGNPCKQAYDAGVKLIGATSHFVTEGVDAGPIIEQMVERVSHRDDLQSFVQKSENLEKQCLSMAIRSYCELRVLPYEEKSTVVF, encoded by the exons ATGTGGTGGTGTGTGAATGAACAACCaaaaacaaatgaaatgaaCAACATCCGAAGATTGTGTTCTGCTTTCAGCTCCAAACTTGTCAGATTTTCATACAGAAATTACAGTCACAATTCTGTTTCCAGTTCTTTCCTCACACATGGTATCCATGTCTTTCAATGCCCT gatGCAATTGGAATTGTAGCAAAACTATCAGATTGTATTGCTTCTAATGGTGGTAACATTCTTGCTGCTGATGTTTTCGTACCACAAAATAAAGGACTTTTTTACTCTAGAAC tgattttgtttttgatcaTGTTAAATGGCCTCGATCACAAATGGAAGATGATTTCTTAAAGATCTCTAAAAATTTTAATGCTGTGAGATCTATTCTAAGGGTGCCTGCTCTTGATCCTAAATATAAGATTGTTGTTCTAGCATCAAACCAA GATGGAAGACTTCCAGTGGATATAACTTGTGTAATTAG TAACCATGATAGAGGTCCAGAAAGCGAAGTGATTCGCTTTCTTGAAAGACACGGCATTCCTTTTCATTATTTAAGAACAACGACAGAGAATAAAAGAGAAGAGGATATCTTAAAGCTAGTTCAGAATACTGATTTTTTAGTACTTGCAAGGTATATGCAG ATAATGTCAACCGACTTTTTAAGAAGTTACGGGAAGGATATAATTAACATTCACCATTGCCTGTTGCCATCATTTCGAGGTGGCAATCCATGTAAACAG GCCTATGATGCAGGTGTGAAACTAATTGGTGCAACAAGTCATTTTGTGACTGAAGGAGTTGATGCTGGACCTATTATTGAACAAATG GTTGAAAGAGTTTCTCATAGAGATGACTTGCAGAGCTTTGTACAGAAATCGGAGAATCTTGAGAAACAATGTCTGTCAATGGCAATCAGATCTTATTGCGAGCTTCGAGTATTACCATATGAAGAAAAGAGTACTGTTGTATTTTAA
- the LOC123911391 gene encoding formyltetrahydrofolate deformylase 1, mitochondrial-like isoform X1, whose amino-acid sequence MWWCVNEQPKTNEMNNIRRLCSAFSSKLVRFSYRNYSHNSVSSSFLTHGIHVFQCPDAIGIVAKLSDCIASNGGNILAADVFVPQNKGLFYSRTDFVFDHVKWPRSQMEDDFLKISKNFNAVRSILRVPALDPKYKIVVLASNQDHCLIDSLHGWQDGRLPVDITCVISNHDRGPESEVIRFLERHGIPFHYLRTTTENKREEDILKLVQNTDFLVLARYMQIMSTDFLRSYGKDIINIHHCLLPSFRGGNPCKQAYDAGVKLIGATSHFVTEGVDAGPIIEQMVERVSHRDDLQSFVQKSENLEKQCLSMAIRSYCELRVLPYEEKSTVVF is encoded by the exons ATGTGGTGGTGTGTGAATGAACAACCaaaaacaaatgaaatgaaCAACATCCGAAGATTGTGTTCTGCTTTCAGCTCCAAACTTGTCAGATTTTCATACAGAAATTACAGTCACAATTCTGTTTCCAGTTCTTTCCTCACACATGGTATCCATGTCTTTCAATGCCCT gatGCAATTGGAATTGTAGCAAAACTATCAGATTGTATTGCTTCTAATGGTGGTAACATTCTTGCTGCTGATGTTTTCGTACCACAAAATAAAGGACTTTTTTACTCTAGAAC tgattttgtttttgatcaTGTTAAATGGCCTCGATCACAAATGGAAGATGATTTCTTAAAGATCTCTAAAAATTTTAATGCTGTGAGATCTATTCTAAGGGTGCCTGCTCTTGATCCTAAATATAAGATTGTTGTTCTAGCATCAAACCAA GACCACTGTCTGATTGATTCATTACATGGATGGCAGGATGGAAGACTTCCAGTGGATATAACTTGTGTAATTAG TAACCATGATAGAGGTCCAGAAAGCGAAGTGATTCGCTTTCTTGAAAGACACGGCATTCCTTTTCATTATTTAAGAACAACGACAGAGAATAAAAGAGAAGAGGATATCTTAAAGCTAGTTCAGAATACTGATTTTTTAGTACTTGCAAGGTATATGCAG ATAATGTCAACCGACTTTTTAAGAAGTTACGGGAAGGATATAATTAACATTCACCATTGCCTGTTGCCATCATTTCGAGGTGGCAATCCATGTAAACAG GCCTATGATGCAGGTGTGAAACTAATTGGTGCAACAAGTCATTTTGTGACTGAAGGAGTTGATGCTGGACCTATTATTGAACAAATG GTTGAAAGAGTTTCTCATAGAGATGACTTGCAGAGCTTTGTACAGAAATCGGAGAATCTTGAGAAACAATGTCTGTCAATGGCAATCAGATCTTATTGCGAGCTTCGAGTATTACCATATGAAGAAAAGAGTACTGTTGTATTTTAA
- the LOC123911395 gene encoding 40S ribosomal protein S12-like: MSGEEEVVAAVEPVVAAGIPGEPMDIMTAVQLVLRKSRAYGGLARGLHEGAKAIEKHAAQLCVLAEDCDQPDYVKLVKALCAEHNVSLLTVPNAKTLGEWAGLCKIDSEGKARKVTGCSCVVVRDFGEEHEAYNVVLQHVKAN; encoded by the exons ATGTCAGG TGAAGAAGAGGTTGTTGCTGCAGTTGAGCCTGTTGTTGCTGCAGGAATTCCAGGTGAGCCAATGGACATCATGACTGCTGTACAGCTCGTGCTTAGAAAGTCACGAGCTTATGGCGGTCTTGCACGAGGTCTTCATGAAGGTGCAAAAGCGATTGAGAAGCATGCTGCACAGCTTTGTGTTCTAGCTGAAGATTGTGACCAACCTGATTATGTCAAACTGGTGAAAGCCCTTTGCGCCGAGCATAATGTTAGCCTGTTGACAGTTCCAAATGCTAAGACCCTTGGAGAATGGGCTGGT TTGTGCAAGATTGATTCAGAAGGTAAAGCTAGGAAGGTTACCGGTTGCTCTTGCGTGGTTGTCAGG GATTTTGGGGAGGAACATGAAGCCTATAATGTTGTTTTGCAACATGTGAAAGCTAACTGA
- the LOC123911394 gene encoding phosphatidylserine decarboxylase proenzyme 1, mitochondrial isoform X2 — protein MKPRVPHRFPLFYYHTRFLNHSKPFTSFTKKLLTPQPPPSINAATNGGGNSQGDSSYFLPGATVATILMLGALHARRMYDDKKHEEMREKGIELEFQPDAKASFLRLLPLRSISRCWGQLTSMEIPVWLRPHVYRAWARAFHSNLEEAALPLEEYTSLKEFFARALKEGSRPINADPQCLVSPVDGTVLRFGELKGAGAMIEQVKGFSYPVFSLLGASSLLPTAADINVQEEHTESITTTEKSKKSWWRVSLASPKVWDPTSSRAKRGLFYCVIYLNPGDYHRIHSPADWNILVRRHFSGHLYPVNERATRTIRNLYIENERVILEGVWQEGFMALAAVGATNIGSIELGAFNMGSTVVLIFQAPISKLLQEGDSSQEFNFNVKCGDRIRVGEALGRWHSS, from the exons ATGAAACCAAGGGTTCCGCATAGGTTCCCTCTATTCTATTACCACACTCGTTTTCTTAACCACTCTAAACCCTTCACTTCCTTCACCAAAAAGCTTCTTACACCTCAACCTCCTCCTTCTATCAACGCCGCCACCAATGGAGGAGGAAACTCTCAAG GGGATTCTTCTTATTTCTTACCTGGAGCAACAGTTGCTACAATACTTATGCTTGGTGCTCTACATGCCAGACGAATGTATGATGACAAGAAG CATGAAGAGATGCGAGAAAAAGGGATTGAGTTGGAGTTCCAACCCGATGCGAAG GCTTCATTTTTGAGATTACTGCCTCTACGATCGATTTCTAGATGTTGGGGACAGTTGACTAGCATG GAAATACCAGTGTGGTTAAGGCCACATGTATACAGAGCTTGGGCTCGGGCATTCCATTCAA ATTTAGAAGAAGCTGCTTTACCTCTGGAAGAGTATACATCTTTAAAGGAATTTTTTGCTCGTGCTTTGAAAGAAGGTTCCAGGCCTATCAATGCTGATCCACAATGTCTG GTCAGTCCTGTTGATGGCACAGTCTTAAGATTTGGAGAGTTGAAAGGAGCGGGGGCAATGATTGAACAAGTTAAAGGGTTTTCGTATCCCGTTTTTTCCCTTCTTGGTGCAAGCTCTCTCCTTCCAACAGCTGCTGATATCAATGTGCAAGAGGAGCATACTGAATCAATAACAACTACCGAGAAGAGCAAGAAATCATGGTGGAGAGTTTCATTAGCTTCTCCAAAAGTTTGGGACCCAACTTCATCACG CGCAAAGAGAGGCCTTTTCTACTGTGTGATTTACTTAAATCCTGGAGATTACCATCGGATACATTCCCCAGCTGACTGGAATATTCTTGTACGCAGACATTTTTCTG GCCATCTTTATCCTGTGAACGAACGTGCTACAAGAACAATTAGAAACCTCTATATTGAGAATGAGAGG GTTATTCTTGAAGGTGTGTGGCAGGAAGGGTTTATGGCGCTTGCTGCAGTTGGCGCCACAAATATTGGCTCAATTGAG TTAGGTGCTTTCAACATGGGATCAACAGTTGTGCTTATTTTCCAAGCTCCAATTTCAAAACTGCTTCAGGAAGGCGATTCATCACAAGAGTTCAATTTCAATGTCAAATGTGGGGATAGAATACGAGTTGGTGAGGCTCTAGGGAGATGGCATAGTTCGTga
- the LOC123911394 gene encoding phosphatidylserine decarboxylase proenzyme 1, mitochondrial isoform X1 — protein sequence MKPRVPHRFPLFYYHTRFLNHSKPFTSFTKKLLTPQPPPSINAATNGGGNSQGDSSYFLPGATVATILMLGALHARRMYDDKKHEEMREKGIELEFQPDAKASFLRLLPLRSISRCWGQLTSMEIPVWLRPHVYRAWARAFHSNLEEAALPLEEYTSLKEFFARALKEGSRPINADPQCLVSPVDGTVLRFGELKGAGAMIEQVKGFSYPVFSLLGASSLLPTAADINVQEEHTESITTTEKSKKSWWRVSLASPKVWDPTSSRAKRGLFYCVIYLNPGDYHRIHSPADWNILVRRHFSGHLYPVNERATRTIRNLYIENERVILEGVWQEGFMALAAVGATNIGSIELFIEPELQTNKAIKKSLHSDLPEERVYDCEGVGRVLKKGDELGAFNMGSTVVLIFQAPISKLLQEGDSSQEFNFNVKCGDRIRVGEALGRWHSS from the exons ATGAAACCAAGGGTTCCGCATAGGTTCCCTCTATTCTATTACCACACTCGTTTTCTTAACCACTCTAAACCCTTCACTTCCTTCACCAAAAAGCTTCTTACACCTCAACCTCCTCCTTCTATCAACGCCGCCACCAATGGAGGAGGAAACTCTCAAG GGGATTCTTCTTATTTCTTACCTGGAGCAACAGTTGCTACAATACTTATGCTTGGTGCTCTACATGCCAGACGAATGTATGATGACAAGAAG CATGAAGAGATGCGAGAAAAAGGGATTGAGTTGGAGTTCCAACCCGATGCGAAG GCTTCATTTTTGAGATTACTGCCTCTACGATCGATTTCTAGATGTTGGGGACAGTTGACTAGCATG GAAATACCAGTGTGGTTAAGGCCACATGTATACAGAGCTTGGGCTCGGGCATTCCATTCAA ATTTAGAAGAAGCTGCTTTACCTCTGGAAGAGTATACATCTTTAAAGGAATTTTTTGCTCGTGCTTTGAAAGAAGGTTCCAGGCCTATCAATGCTGATCCACAATGTCTG GTCAGTCCTGTTGATGGCACAGTCTTAAGATTTGGAGAGTTGAAAGGAGCGGGGGCAATGATTGAACAAGTTAAAGGGTTTTCGTATCCCGTTTTTTCCCTTCTTGGTGCAAGCTCTCTCCTTCCAACAGCTGCTGATATCAATGTGCAAGAGGAGCATACTGAATCAATAACAACTACCGAGAAGAGCAAGAAATCATGGTGGAGAGTTTCATTAGCTTCTCCAAAAGTTTGGGACCCAACTTCATCACG CGCAAAGAGAGGCCTTTTCTACTGTGTGATTTACTTAAATCCTGGAGATTACCATCGGATACATTCCCCAGCTGACTGGAATATTCTTGTACGCAGACATTTTTCTG GCCATCTTTATCCTGTGAACGAACGTGCTACAAGAACAATTAGAAACCTCTATATTGAGAATGAGAGG GTTATTCTTGAAGGTGTGTGGCAGGAAGGGTTTATGGCGCTTGCTGCAGTTGGCGCCACAAATATTGGCTCAATTGAG CTTTTCATTGAGCCCGAACTTCAAACAAACAAGGCAATAAAGAAGTCCCTACATTCAGATCTTCCTGAAGAACGGGTCTATGATTGTGAAGGTGTTGGTAGAGTACTTAAGAAAGGAGATGAG TTAGGTGCTTTCAACATGGGATCAACAGTTGTGCTTATTTTCCAAGCTCCAATTTCAAAACTGCTTCAGGAAGGCGATTCATCACAAGAGTTCAATTTCAATGTCAAATGTGGGGATAGAATACGAGTTGGTGAGGCTCTAGGGAGATGGCATAGTTCGTga